The Limnospira fusiformis SAG 85.79 genomic interval TAGTCCACTCATGAGCCAAGCGCCCCCTTTGTTCCGCCAATAGGGATGGATAACTACATTCACAAGCATTTAATCCCTCGACAATATCTTCATCCCAACATCCTTGAACAGTGGGAATATCTAGGGAGCGAATTTGCTCAACTACGGCATGAGGAAAAGGACCATAACCGACCAAATCTCCCAAACAATAAATTTGGTCAGCTTTTTGTTTATCGATATCCAACAAAACTGTATCCAGGGCTTCATAATTACCATGGATACAAGACATGACGGCTATTTTCATACTAAAACCTCGGTTTCTCTCGCTAAGGAATCATGCTGCATTTGTTGCTGATAATAGTGTATATGAGATTCTGGTAAACAGCAATCTTTGAGAGTTTGTGATATTCCCTGTTTATCTAATCCTTGTCCGACAATTTCAAAGCCACTAAATCGCTCAGGTCTCCCGGAAGTGTGGATAGGTAAATCCAGGGCGAAAAACTCCCGATTAGCTGTCCCAAAGACGAAATCTCCATAAATTGACTCACCGCTAACAATATCAAAAATTCCCTTAGCTCTAATTACCTGACCGTATGCTCCATGAATGAGTTCAAACCAAAACACGGTCAAACTCGCCCAATCGATAATTTCGCCGGATAGTAACCCTTGATGAATTTGCACATCATCAGATATACTCTCCCACAATTCTTGGCTGGGGGCTGCCGCTGAATTTCCGTTAATTATTTGGTCTGACCACTGTTCAAACTCGGAATTTTGCGGGGTGGCAGGTAGCACAGCAATCCGTTGACAATCGAGGTTATTTAAAAGGGGTTCAAAGTTGGATAATTCCAAATAACAAGGTAATTCAATATAAACATTAACCCCGGATTCAATTAAAGTTAATAGTTCGGCTTCTTGACCACGAGATAGGATGTGCAGATGGGGAAATTCTGTGGCTAAACAGGTTTTATCAATGCACACGCCATTAATCTCTGGGGCGAAATAGCACTGTGGTTGGGGGTTTTGGGCTATCTGTTCTCGAATCCAGTAGGTTTTCCCAGCACCGGGGGGACCTGCGATCGCAAAAATCATGGTTTAACAAGAATGAGAATCATTATCAGACTAAGATAACACACATAACACAGGATTCGAGAAAATTCCGAAAAATATGTTCGATCGCCCTTTACCGAGTTTGATTGACCTAGCGATTGTGGGAGCAGGTCCCCAAGCCCTGACGTTAGTTACCCATATATTGCAGAAACGCCAAAAATTCAGGAACCGATTTATGGTCTTAGACCCCAGTGGGACTTGGTTAGAACAATGGCGACATCAATTTAAGGCGCAGGAAATCCCCCATTTGCGATCGCCAGCAGTACATCACCCCGACCCCGACCCCTATAGCCTCAGACGATTTGCTGAGAATAGGTCGATGGAATTGTTCCCCCCCTACGACCTACCAGGAACCGAGCTATTTGAGGATTTCTGTGGTGAGGTAGTGAAAAAATGGGAGTTAACAGACCGGGTATATCCGGGAAAAGTCAGCCAAGTGTTACCGATTCAATGGTCCCAAAAGCCCAGATTTCAGATAGTTTTAACTGATGGTAGTTCCTTAATTGCGCGGCGGGTAGTATTAGCAACGGGGGCGGCGGTTCCCAATATTCCCCAGTGGGTAGAAGAAATTAGGACCCCCTATCCTCCCAGTAGCCTTTGTCATTCTCAACAGGTTGATTTGCGGTTAATTAAGGATTTGTCTGGAGAAGATATTGTAATTGTGGGAGGGGGTTTAACCAGCGGTCATTTGGCTATGGGGGCGCTAAAACGAGGCGCTATGGTGACATTAGTAGTGCGGCGACAGTTGCGCGAGAGGTTATTTGATGCGGAACCTGGTTGGTTAGGACCCAAATATTTAAAGGGTTTTGAAGGGGAGGACTGTTGGTATGGTCGTTGGGAGATGATTAAACAGGCTCGTGATGGGGGTTCGGTGACTCCCGCGCTGATGTTACAGTTAAGACGGGCGGCGCGTCAGGGGAAATTGAGGATTTTAGAAAATACTGAGATTCTGGGGGCGGTTTGGAAGGATGAACAGTGGCGAGTGAGGCTGAATGGGGAAGTTTCACTAATGTTTAATCGGATTTGGTTGGCTACGGGAACTCAATTTAATGGACACCAAGATAATTTACTGACTGATGTGCTACGAATTTATCGGACGGAGATGATTAATGGTTTACCTGTCCTAGATGAAAATTTGCGGATTCCTGGGTCTGAATGTTTTATAATGGGGGGATTAGCGGCTTTGATTGTGGGTCCTGTGGCTAGGAATTTATCGGGGGGAAGAATGGCAAGCGATCGCCTAGTTAAAGCGATTATTAAGCCTAATACCATGCTTCCTTTAGGGATTTCCTAAGCCAAAAAGCGGAGGATTTGCGGATGAATGGGGCGGAAAGTCAGCACCCCCGGCTGAAGCACGGGGGCTTCGTGCCCCCGCTTTCAGGTAGCTGACCAGCTTAAGCCTTAACTGGCTACGTGAGCGAGCAAGAGTTAAAGTTCCTACCCTGGAATGCGTGCTAGTTCCAGGCTCATGAACCAAATCGTTAAACAGTCCTAAGGGGTTAAGACAGTGCGATTTGGAAAGTACCGACTCTGAACATTAGCGAAGCAAACGTTACGAGCAATCAGAACAGACGCAACAATGTCTAACCATGTTTTCGTTTTAGATACCAACCGCAAGCCCCTGACACCGTGCAAGCCAGGGGTGGCACGATCACTGCTCAAAGCCGGGAAAGCATCGGTATTTCGACGCTACCCATTCACCATTATTCTAAACAAGGAGGTTGACGCTAATCCTGAACCCCTCGAACTAAAATTAGACCCAGGCTCTAAAGTCACTGGAATTGCCTTGAAGCAAGGGAATCATATTATCTTTGCTGCCGAGTTGCAGCACCGAGGACAGCAGATTAAAGAAGCATTGCTCTCTCGTCGTCAACTCCGACGTTCTCGACGAAACCGCAAGACCCGATATCGACCAGCTCGGTTCTTGAATCGGACTCGGAGCAAGGGTTGGTTAGCTCCCAGCTTGCAGCATCGAGTAGATACTCTAATGACCTGGGTTCACCGATTTCGTAGACTTGCCCCAGTTGGCTGCATTGCTCAAGAGCTAGTACGGTTCGACCTGCAATTGATGGAAAACCCTGAGATATCAGGTGTTGAGTATCAGCAGGGAGAATTACAAGGCTATGAAGTCAGGGAATACCTGTTGTTCAAGTGGGACAGAACCTGTGCTTACTGTGGGGCTCAAAATGTACCACTTGAAGTTGAGCATATCCACCCTCGGTCTAAGGGTGGCTCTGACCGGGTTTCTAACCTGACGATGGCTTGCCACTCATGCAATCAAGCCAAAGGCAATGGGGACATTCGGGATTTTTTATCGGGCCAGCCTGATGTCCTGAGTCGTCTTCTCAGGCAGGCCAAATCACCCCTTAAAGATGCGGCTGCCGTTAACTCGACCCGATGGGCCTTGTTCAAGGCTCTGAAAGCAACAGGACTCCCAGTTACCACAGGAACGGGCGGACAAACGAAGTTCAATCGACTGAGGCTCAACCTACCTAAAGCTCACTGGCTTGATGCTGCCTGTGTTGGACCAGTCGAATCACTGGAAGTTCTGACTTCAAAACCGTTGCTGATTTTAGCAAAGGGGCATGGAACCCGTCAGATGTGCGGGACGAATAAGTACGGATTCCCCACTCGTCACCGCTCCAGGAGGCAAATTCATAAAGGCTTTGAGACTGGCGACATGGTGACGGCTACGGTCACAGCGGGGAAGAAAATTGGCTCATATCTAGGACGGGTTCTCTGCCGTGCGTCTGGTAGTTTTGATATTACCACCGCTTCGGTACGGGTGGCAGGCATCAGCCACAAATACTGCCAACCCATTCACAGGAAGGATGGTTACGCCTATGCTTGAAAGATTGACGGGGACTAAAGTCCCCCTGTCGCGTTTCCTCCCCGGTCTAAAGACACGGGGCTTCCACGCTCCCAAGAGGTTTACGTGAATGCAGTGGCG includes:
- a CDS encoding GTP-binding protein; translated protein: MIFAIAGPPGAGKTYWIREQIAQNPQPQCYFAPEINGVCIDKTCLATEFPHLHILSRGQEAELLTLIESGVNVYIELPCYLELSNFEPLLNNLDCQRIAVLPATPQNSEFEQWSDQIINGNSAAAPSQELWESISDDVQIHQGLLSGEIIDWASLTVFWFELIHGAYGQVIRAKGIFDIVSGESIYGDFVFGTANREFFALDLPIHTSGRPERFSGFEIVGQGLDKQGISQTLKDCCLPESHIHYYQQQMQHDSLARETEVLV
- a CDS encoding FAD/NAD(P)-binding protein, whose product is MFDRPLPSLIDLAIVGAGPQALTLVTHILQKRQKFRNRFMVLDPSGTWLEQWRHQFKAQEIPHLRSPAVHHPDPDPYSLRRFAENRSMELFPPYDLPGTELFEDFCGEVVKKWELTDRVYPGKVSQVLPIQWSQKPRFQIVLTDGSSLIARRVVLATGAAVPNIPQWVEEIRTPYPPSSLCHSQQVDLRLIKDLSGEDIVIVGGGLTSGHLAMGALKRGAMVTLVVRRQLRERLFDAEPGWLGPKYLKGFEGEDCWYGRWEMIKQARDGGSVTPALMLQLRRAARQGKLRILENTEILGAVWKDEQWRVRLNGEVSLMFNRIWLATGTQFNGHQDNLLTDVLRIYRTEMINGLPVLDENLRIPGSECFIMGGLAALIVGPVARNLSGGRMASDRLVKAIIKPNTMLPLGIS
- the iscB gene encoding RNA-guided endonuclease IscB, which codes for MSNHVFVLDTNRKPLTPCKPGVARSLLKAGKASVFRRYPFTIILNKEVDANPEPLELKLDPGSKVTGIALKQGNHIIFAAELQHRGQQIKEALLSRRQLRRSRRNRKTRYRPARFLNRTRSKGWLAPSLQHRVDTLMTWVHRFRRLAPVGCIAQELVRFDLQLMENPEISGVEYQQGELQGYEVREYLLFKWDRTCAYCGAQNVPLEVEHIHPRSKGGSDRVSNLTMACHSCNQAKGNGDIRDFLSGQPDVLSRLLRQAKSPLKDAAAVNSTRWALFKALKATGLPVTTGTGGQTKFNRLRLNLPKAHWLDAACVGPVESLEVLTSKPLLILAKGHGTRQMCGTNKYGFPTRHRSRRQIHKGFETGDMVTATVTAGKKIGSYLGRVLCRASGSFDITTASVRVAGISHKYCQPIHRKDGYAYA